Proteins encoded in a region of the Streptomyces sp. NBC_00258 genome:
- a CDS encoding mechanosensitive ion channel family protein, with amino-acid sequence MENVLRPLIVVGGSLILTLLVGWIADLLLKRADQRHQGVPLWGLLRRCRLPLQVVMCTALLRGSYDQAEIAVEHSASIGQILTLVLIGSTAWLVVRIATAIVDSSYSRYANAHRDPARVRRVRTQVTLIQRVVSAIVGVVAVAAMLLTFPAMRAAGASLLASAGILGIVAGVAAQSTLSNMFAGLQIAFGDMVRIGDTVVVDGEWGTVDEITLTFLTVRTWDERRITMPVSYFTSQPFENWSRGGVQMTGTVFFHVDHSAPVEEMRDKLRDILRECPAWDGRDYGLAVTDATPSTIEVRALVTAKDADDIWTVRVTVREQMVRWLTAHHPYALPRVNTADAILPPGTHPNGNDGRPQRTTRGRAVEPPRTGRG; translated from the coding sequence ATGGAGAACGTGCTGCGCCCGCTGATCGTCGTCGGCGGCTCGCTCATACTGACGCTGCTGGTCGGCTGGATCGCCGACCTGCTGCTGAAGCGCGCCGACCAACGCCACCAGGGGGTCCCTCTGTGGGGCCTGCTGCGCCGCTGCCGCCTGCCACTGCAGGTAGTGATGTGCACGGCGCTGCTGAGAGGGTCCTACGACCAGGCCGAGATCGCCGTCGAACACTCCGCCTCGATCGGCCAGATCCTGACGCTTGTCCTCATCGGCTCCACGGCCTGGCTGGTGGTCCGCATCGCGACGGCGATCGTCGACTCCTCCTACTCCCGCTACGCCAACGCCCACCGCGATCCGGCCCGGGTCCGCCGCGTCCGTACGCAGGTGACGCTGATCCAGCGTGTGGTGTCGGCGATCGTCGGTGTGGTCGCGGTCGCCGCGATGCTGCTGACGTTCCCCGCGATGCGCGCCGCCGGCGCCTCACTGCTCGCCTCGGCCGGCATCCTCGGCATCGTCGCCGGTGTGGCCGCGCAGTCCACGCTCAGCAACATGTTCGCCGGGCTGCAGATCGCCTTCGGCGACATGGTGCGCATCGGCGACACGGTCGTGGTGGACGGCGAATGGGGCACGGTCGACGAGATCACCCTGACCTTCCTGACCGTCCGCACCTGGGACGAGCGCCGGATCACCATGCCGGTGTCGTACTTCACGTCCCAGCCGTTCGAGAACTGGTCCCGCGGCGGCGTGCAGATGACCGGCACGGTCTTCTTCCACGTGGACCACAGCGCGCCCGTCGAGGAGATGCGCGACAAGCTCCGCGATATCCTCCGCGAGTGCCCCGCCTGGGACGGCCGCGACTACGGCCTCGCCGTCACTGACGCCACCCCCAGCACCATCGAGGTGCGCGCCCTGGTCACCGCGAAGGACGCGGACGACATCTGGACGGTCCGCGTCACCGTCCGCGAACAGATGGTCCGCTGGCTGACCGCCCACCACCCCTACGCCCTGCCCCGAGTCAACACGGCCGACGCGATCCTCCCCCCGGGCACCCACCCGAACGGCAACGACGGCCGCCCCCAGAGAACAACACGGGGCCGAGCGGTGGAACCACCGAGGACGGGCCGGGGCTGA
- a CDS encoding dienelactone hydrolase family protein — MNIMLFHSTYGLRPAVRDAADRLRAAGHEVWTPDLFDGRTFETVEEGRAFKDELGREELLKRAVMAAAPYSDRGIVYAGFSLGAATAQTLALGDSKARGLLLLHGTSDIAPNASVDDLPVQLHVAEPDAFEPDDWLSAWYLQMGRAGADVEIYRYAGAGHLYTDPGLPDYDKEAAEATWQVALGFLDSL, encoded by the coding sequence ATGAACATCATGCTCTTCCATTCGACCTACGGGCTGCGGCCCGCGGTGCGTGACGCGGCGGACCGGCTGCGCGCGGCGGGACACGAGGTGTGGACGCCCGATCTCTTCGACGGGCGCACCTTCGAGACCGTCGAGGAGGGCAGGGCCTTCAAGGACGAGCTCGGCAGGGAGGAGCTGCTGAAGCGCGCGGTCATGGCCGCGGCTCCGTACTCGGACCGGGGGATCGTGTACGCCGGGTTCTCGCTCGGCGCGGCGACCGCCCAGACCCTGGCGCTCGGCGACAGCAAGGCCCGCGGGCTGCTGCTCCTGCACGGCACGTCCGACATCGCGCCGAACGCCTCGGTGGACGATCTGCCGGTCCAGCTGCATGTCGCGGAGCCGGACGCCTTCGAGCCCGACGACTGGCTGAGCGCCTGGTATCTCCAGATGGGGAGGGCGGGCGCCGACGTGGAGATCTACAGATACGCGGGGGCCGGGCACCTCTACACCGACCCCGGTCTGCCGGACTACGACAAGGAGGCCGCCGAGGCCACCTGGCAGGTGGCGCTCGGCTTCCTCGACAGCCTGTAG
- a CDS encoding alkaline phosphatase D family protein, protein MTSRLRSPSSPNSPAPRRRTVVKAAAATAVLGAPLAAALPARAAEAPAFLHGVASGDPLPDGVLLWTRVTPTPAATPGSGLGPDVEVGWTVATDKAFTNVVAKGSTTATAASDHTVKADIRGLRPATAYWFRFSSGGTDSPAARTRTAPAHDAAVAGMRFGVVSCANWEAGYFSAYRHLAARGDLDAWLHLGDYIYEYGTGEYGTRDTVVRPHAPTHEIVGLADYRTRHGRYKTDPDLQALHAAAPVIAIWDDHEFANDTWSGGAENHTEGAEGAWSARQSAAKQAYFEWMPVRPAIAGTTYRRLRFGRLADLSLLDLRSYRSQQVKVGNGSVDDPNRTLTGRAQLDWLKAGLKSSDTSWRLVGNSVMIAPFALGSLSAELLKPLAELLGLPKEGLALNTDQWDGYTDDRRELLTHLRDNAIRNTVFLTGDIHMAWANDVPYNAGTYPLSASAATEFVVTSVTSDNLDDLVKVPEGTVSALASPLIRAANRHVHWVDTDRHGYGVLDLTAERAQMDYYVLSDRTSANATASWARSYRTRSGTQKVERVYAPI, encoded by the coding sequence GTGACCAGTCGACTCAGATCCCCCTCCAGCCCCAACTCCCCCGCCCCGCGCCGCCGTACGGTGGTCAAGGCGGCCGCGGCCACCGCCGTGCTCGGAGCCCCGCTCGCCGCCGCGCTGCCGGCCCGCGCCGCCGAGGCCCCCGCCTTCCTGCACGGCGTCGCTTCCGGAGACCCGCTGCCGGACGGCGTCCTGCTGTGGACCCGGGTGACGCCCACACCCGCGGCGACACCCGGTTCCGGGCTCGGCCCCGACGTCGAGGTCGGCTGGACGGTGGCCACGGACAAGGCGTTCACGAACGTCGTCGCGAAGGGCTCCACCACCGCGACCGCCGCCTCCGACCACACCGTCAAGGCCGACATCCGCGGTCTGAGGCCCGCCACGGCCTACTGGTTCCGCTTCTCCAGCGGCGGCACCGACTCGCCTGCCGCCCGCACCCGCACCGCCCCGGCCCATGACGCGGCCGTGGCCGGCATGCGCTTCGGAGTGGTGTCCTGCGCCAACTGGGAGGCCGGCTACTTCTCCGCCTACCGGCACCTGGCCGCGCGCGGCGACCTGGACGCCTGGCTGCATCTGGGCGACTACATCTACGAGTACGGCACCGGCGAGTACGGGACGCGTGACACCGTCGTACGCCCGCACGCCCCCACGCACGAGATAGTCGGCCTCGCCGACTACCGCACCCGGCACGGCCGTTACAAGACCGACCCGGACCTTCAGGCCCTGCACGCGGCCGCCCCCGTCATCGCGATCTGGGACGACCACGAGTTCGCCAACGACACCTGGTCGGGCGGTGCCGAGAACCACACCGAGGGCGCGGAGGGCGCCTGGTCCGCCCGTCAGTCGGCCGCCAAGCAGGCCTACTTCGAGTGGATGCCGGTGCGGCCCGCGATCGCGGGGACCACCTACCGGCGGCTGCGCTTCGGCAGGCTGGCCGACCTCTCGCTGCTCGACCTGCGCTCGTACCGCTCGCAGCAGGTGAAGGTCGGCAACGGCTCGGTGGACGACCCGAACCGTACGCTCACCGGCCGGGCCCAGCTCGACTGGCTCAAGGCGGGTCTGAAGTCCTCCGACACCAGCTGGCGGCTGGTCGGCAACTCCGTCATGATCGCGCCGTTCGCCCTCGGCTCGCTCTCCGCCGAACTCCTGAAACCGCTCGCCGAGCTGCTCGGCCTGCCCAAGGAGGGCCTGGCCCTCAACACCGACCAGTGGGACGGCTACACCGACGACCGCCGCGAACTCCTCACACACCTGCGGGACAACGCGATCCGCAACACGGTCTTCCTCACCGGCGACATCCACATGGCCTGGGCCAACGACGTGCCGTACAACGCCGGTACGTATCCGCTGTCGGCGTCCGCCGCCACCGAGTTCGTCGTCACGTCGGTGACCTCCGACAACCTCGACGACCTCGTCAAGGTCCCGGAGGGCACGGTCTCCGCCCTCGCCTCGCCGCTGATCCGGGCCGCCAACCGGCACGTCCACTGGGTCGACACCGACCGCCACGGCTACGGCGTCCTGGATCTCACCGCCGAGCGGGCGCAGATGGACTACTACGTGCTGTCCGACCGCACCTCCGCGAACGCGACGGCGTCCTGGGCCCGTTCGTACCGCACGCGCAGCGGCACGCAGAAGGTGGAGCGGGTGTACGCCCCGATCTGA
- a CDS encoding DsbA family protein, which translates to MSKRNSQASKSAARERLRVERERQAKRDKARRQVIVAGSIVAVLAIAGGIGYAVVQNNEPSKWDAAADAKVVAPGNTSGTNGTTVVVGDSKTKNTVHLYEDARCPACASFEQTVGETVNKGMTDGDYKLSFTLGTFLDGNLGGDGSKNALSALGAALNVSTDAFLEYKTALYSTKYHPEETKDEFSKDSYLIKVADTVDALKDNKKFQDAVEKGTYDAWAMKMSKTFDDAKGVDSTPTIKINDKVIKNPSTVADWEKSLKDAGVTK; encoded by the coding sequence ATGAGCAAGCGGAACAGCCAGGCCTCGAAGTCGGCGGCCCGTGAGCGGCTGCGCGTCGAGCGCGAGCGCCAGGCCAAGCGCGACAAAGCCAGGCGGCAGGTCATCGTCGCCGGTTCGATCGTCGCGGTCCTCGCGATAGCCGGCGGCATCGGCTACGCCGTCGTACAGAACAACGAGCCCTCGAAGTGGGACGCCGCCGCCGACGCGAAGGTCGTCGCCCCCGGCAACACCAGCGGCACGAACGGCACGACCGTCGTGGTCGGCGACTCCAAGACCAAGAACACGGTCCACCTCTACGAGGACGCGCGCTGCCCGGCCTGCGCCTCCTTCGAGCAGACCGTCGGCGAGACCGTCAACAAGGGCATGACGGACGGCGACTACAAGCTGTCCTTCACCCTCGGCACGTTCCTCGACGGCAACCTCGGCGGCGACGGCTCGAAGAACGCGCTGAGCGCGCTCGGCGCCGCGCTGAACGTGAGCACCGACGCGTTCCTGGAGTACAAGACCGCGCTGTACTCGACGAAGTACCACCCCGAGGAGACGAAGGACGAGTTCTCCAAGGACAGCTACCTGATCAAGGTGGCGGACACGGTGGACGCGCTCAAGGACAACAAGAAGTTCCAGGACGCCGTCGAGAAGGGCACCTACGACGCCTGGGCGATGAAGATGAGCAAGACCTTCGACGACGCCAAGGGCGTCGACTCGACGCCGACCATCAAGATCAACGACAAGGTGATCAAGAACCCGAGCACCGTCGCCGACTGGGAGAAGTCACTCAAGGACGCGGGCGTCACCAAGTAA
- a CDS encoding DUF2252 domain-containing protein gives MSVPQLSAEQRGEQILAVFDTAFGELLAADPAAFRVKFRKMAASAFAFYRGTAGLFYQDLEQEKRGGPYLDERTSRVWIHGDLHAENFGTYMDAQGRLIFNVNDFDEAYVGPFTWDLKRLAASVALIGYAKALSDEQITDLVRTYAAAYRERIHALATGAKSDEVPPFTLDTAQGPLLDALRDARSLTRFGLLDSMTEIRDFERRFAPGGGSIELDAATRYKVLAAFDGYLETLPEASLSRPDSYRVKDVVGRRGIGIGSAGLPSYNILLEGATDALENDVVIYIKQAQTPAVSRHVTDSSIREYFQHEGHRTVISQRALQAHADPWLGWTELDGAGQLVAEVSPYAVDLDWGDIDDPEEIAAVVADLGRSTATMHAAADDESGHSELVPFSTERAIDAAIAGDEDSFGDLLVDFAHEYGARARADHQIFVDLFRNGRIPGL, from the coding sequence ATGTCGGTTCCGCAGCTCAGCGCCGAGCAACGCGGCGAACAGATCCTCGCCGTATTCGACACCGCCTTCGGCGAACTGCTGGCCGCGGACCCGGCCGCGTTCCGCGTGAAGTTCCGGAAGATGGCGGCCTCCGCGTTCGCCTTCTACCGCGGCACGGCCGGCCTCTTCTACCAGGACCTGGAGCAGGAGAAGCGGGGCGGACCGTACCTGGACGAGCGCACCTCGCGCGTGTGGATCCACGGCGACCTGCACGCGGAGAACTTCGGCACGTACATGGACGCCCAGGGGCGCCTGATCTTCAACGTGAACGACTTCGACGAGGCGTATGTCGGCCCCTTCACCTGGGACCTCAAGCGCCTCGCGGCCTCCGTGGCCCTGATCGGCTACGCGAAGGCGCTGAGTGACGAGCAGATCACCGACCTCGTCCGGACGTACGCGGCCGCCTACCGCGAGCGGATCCACGCCCTCGCGACGGGCGCCAAGAGCGACGAGGTGCCCCCCTTCACGCTGGACACCGCACAGGGCCCGCTCCTGGACGCCCTGCGTGACGCGCGCTCGCTGACCCGCTTCGGGCTGCTCGACTCGATGACCGAGATCCGCGACTTCGAGCGCCGCTTCGCGCCGGGCGGCGGCTCCATCGAGCTGGACGCGGCCACGCGCTACAAGGTGCTCGCGGCGTTCGACGGCTATCTGGAGACGCTGCCGGAAGCGTCCCTGTCCCGCCCGGACTCGTACCGCGTGAAGGACGTCGTGGGCCGCCGCGGCATCGGCATCGGCTCGGCGGGGCTGCCCTCGTACAACATCCTTCTGGAGGGCGCCACCGACGCCCTGGAGAACGATGTGGTGATCTACATCAAGCAGGCCCAGACCCCGGCCGTCTCCCGGCACGTCACGGACTCCTCGATCCGTGAGTACTTCCAGCACGAGGGCCACCGCACGGTGATCTCGCAGCGCGCCCTCCAGGCGCACGCCGACCCGTGGCTGGGCTGGACCGAGCTGGACGGCGCGGGCCAGCTCGTCGCCGAGGTCTCGCCGTACGCGGTGGACCTGGACTGGGGCGACATCGACGACCCGGAGGAGATCGCGGCGGTCGTCGCGGACCTCGGCCGGTCCACCGCCACCATGCACGCGGCGGCGGACGACGAGAGCGGCCACTCGGAGCTGGTGCCGTTCTCCACGGAGCGCGCCATCGACGCGGCGATCGCGGGCGACGAGGACAGCTTCGGCGACCTCCTTGTCGACTTCGCGCATGAGTACGGCGCACGGGCGCGTGCCGACCACCAGATCTTCGTGGACCTTTTCCGTAACGGCCGGATTCCGGGTCTGTAG
- the dnaE gene encoding DNA polymerase III subunit alpha: protein MSKPPFTHLHVHTQYSLLDGAARLKDMFNACNEMGMTHIAMSDHGNLHGAYDFFHSAKKAGVTPIIGIEAYVAPESRRNKRKIKWGQPHQKRDDVSGSGGYTHKTIWAADKTGLHNLFRLSSDAYAEGWLQKWPRMDKETISQWSEGLIASTGCPSGELQTRLRLGQFDEAVKAASEYQDIFGKDRYFLELMDHGIEIESRVRDDLLRVGKKLGIPPLVTNDSHYTYAHEATAHDALLCIQTGKNLSDPDRFRFDGTGYYLKSTDEMYAVDSSEAWQEGCANTLLVAEQIDTTGMFEAKNLMPKFDIPDGFTEVTWFQEEVRRGMARRFPGGVPDDRQKQAEYEMDVIIQMGFPGYFLVVADFIMWAKKQGIAVGPGRGSAAGSIVSYAMGITDLDPIPHGLIFERFLNPERVSMPDVDIDFDERRRVEVIRYVTEKYGADKVAMIGTYGKIKAKNAIKDSARVLGYPYAMGDRLTKAMPADVLGKGIDLNGITDPSHPRYGEAGEIRGMYENEPDVKKVIDTAKGVEGLVRQMGVHAAGVIMSSEPIVDHAPVWVRHTDNVTITQWDYPQCESLGLLKMDFLGLRNLTIMDDAIKMVKANKGIDLEMLALPLDDPKTFELLCRGDTLGVFQFDGGPMRSLLRQMQPDNFEDISAVSALYRPGPMGMNSHINYAERKNKRQEITPIHKELEEPLEEVLAVTYGLIVYQEQVQKAAQIIAGYSLGEADILRRVMGKKKPEELAKNFVLYQAGARKNGYSDEAIQALWDVLVPFAGYAFNKAHSAAYGLVSYWTGYLKANYPAEYMAALLTSVKDDKDKSAVYLNECRRMKIKVLPPNVNESEQNFAAQGDDVILFGLSAVRNVGTNVVESIIRSRKAKGKYGSFPDYLDKVEAAACNKRTTESLIKAGAFDTMGHTRKGLTAHFEPMIDNVVAVKRKEAEGQFDLFGGMGEDDNSEPGFGLDVEFTTDEWDKAYLLAQEREMLGLYVSDHPLFGLEHVLSDKADAGINQLTGGEHGDGAVVTIGGIISGLQRKMTKQGNAWAIATVEDLAGSIECMFFPATYQLVSTQLVEDAVVFVKGRLDKREDVPRLVAMELQVPDLSNAGTNAPVILTIPALKVTPPMISRLGEILSHHKGESEVRIRLQGPSKTTVLRLDRHRVKPDPALFGDLKVLLGPSCLAG from the coding sequence GTGTCAAAGCCGCCGTTCACGCACCTGCACGTCCACACCCAGTACTCGCTGCTGGACGGTGCCGCGCGGCTGAAGGACATGTTCAACGCCTGCAACGAGATGGGCATGACCCATATCGCGATGTCGGACCACGGCAATCTGCACGGGGCGTACGACTTCTTCCACTCGGCCAAGAAGGCGGGCGTCACGCCGATCATCGGCATCGAGGCGTACGTCGCCCCCGAGTCGCGACGCAACAAGCGGAAGATCAAGTGGGGTCAGCCGCATCAGAAGCGGGACGACGTCTCCGGCTCCGGTGGTTACACGCACAAGACGATCTGGGCGGCCGACAAGACGGGCCTCCACAACCTGTTCCGGCTGTCCTCGGACGCGTATGCCGAGGGCTGGCTGCAGAAGTGGCCGCGGATGGACAAGGAGACCATTTCCCAGTGGTCCGAGGGGCTGATCGCTTCCACCGGGTGTCCTTCCGGTGAGCTGCAGACCCGCTTGCGCCTGGGCCAGTTCGACGAGGCGGTGAAGGCGGCCTCCGAATACCAGGACATCTTCGGCAAGGACCGGTACTTCCTGGAGCTGATGGACCACGGCATCGAGATCGAGAGCCGGGTCCGTGACGACCTGCTGCGGGTGGGCAAGAAGCTCGGCATCCCGCCGCTGGTGACCAACGACTCGCACTACACGTACGCGCACGAGGCGACCGCGCACGACGCGCTGCTGTGCATCCAGACCGGCAAGAACCTCTCCGATCCGGACCGCTTCCGGTTCGACGGGACCGGTTACTACCTGAAGTCGACGGACGAGATGTACGCCGTCGACTCCTCGGAGGCGTGGCAGGAGGGGTGTGCGAACACTCTCCTGGTGGCCGAACAGATCGACACGACGGGCATGTTCGAGGCGAAGAACCTCATGCCCAAGTTCGACATCCCCGACGGCTTCACCGAGGTCACCTGGTTCCAGGAGGAGGTGCGCCGCGGCATGGCGCGCCGCTTCCCCGGCGGCGTCCCCGACGACCGCCAGAAGCAGGCCGAGTACGAGATGGACGTCATCATCCAGATGGGGTTCCCGGGGTACTTCCTCGTCGTCGCCGACTTCATCATGTGGGCCAAGAAGCAGGGCATCGCGGTCGGCCCCGGCCGTGGTTCCGCGGCCGGTTCGATCGTGTCGTACGCCATGGGCATCACCGACCTCGACCCGATCCCGCACGGTCTGATCTTCGAGCGGTTCCTGAACCCCGAGCGCGTCTCCATGCCCGACGTCGACATCGACTTCGACGAGCGCAGGCGCGTCGAAGTGATCAGGTACGTGACGGAGAAGTACGGCGCCGACAAGGTCGCCATGATCGGCACGTACGGCAAGATCAAGGCGAAGAACGCCATCAAGGACTCCGCGCGGGTGCTCGGCTACCCGTACGCGATGGGCGACCGGCTCACCAAGGCCATGCCCGCCGACGTCCTCGGCAAGGGCATCGACCTGAACGGCATCACCGACCCCTCACACCCGCGCTACGGCGAGGCCGGCGAGATCCGGGGGATGTACGAGAACGAGCCGGACGTGAAGAAGGTCATCGACACCGCGAAGGGTGTCGAGGGCCTGGTCCGGCAGATGGGTGTGCACGCGGCCGGCGTGATCATGTCCAGCGAGCCCATCGTCGACCACGCCCCGGTCTGGGTGCGGCACACCGACAACGTCACGATCACACAGTGGGACTACCCGCAGTGCGAGTCGCTCGGCCTGCTCAAGATGGACTTCCTGGGCCTGCGCAACCTCACGATCATGGACGACGCCATCAAGATGGTGAAGGCCAACAAGGGCATCGACCTGGAGATGCTCGCCCTCCCGCTGGACGACCCCAAGACCTTCGAACTGCTCTGCCGCGGTGACACGCTCGGCGTCTTCCAGTTCGACGGCGGCCCGATGCGCTCGCTGCTCCGCCAGATGCAGCCCGACAACTTCGAGGACATCTCCGCCGTCTCGGCCCTCTACCGGCCGGGCCCGATGGGCATGAACTCGCACATCAACTACGCGGAGCGCAAGAACAAGCGCCAGGAGATCACACCGATCCACAAGGAGCTGGAGGAGCCGCTCGAAGAGGTCCTGGCGGTCACCTACGGCCTGATCGTCTATCAGGAGCAGGTCCAGAAGGCCGCCCAGATCATCGCCGGCTACTCGCTCGGCGAGGCCGACATCCTCCGTCGCGTGATGGGCAAGAAGAAGCCCGAGGAACTGGCGAAGAACTTCGTCCTCTACCAGGCGGGCGCCCGGAAGAACGGCTACAGCGACGAGGCGATCCAGGCCCTGTGGGACGTGCTGGTCCCCTTCGCCGGATACGCGTTCAACAAGGCCCACTCGGCCGCGTACGGACTGGTCTCGTACTGGACCGGCTATCTGAAGGCGAACTACCCGGCCGAGTACATGGCCGCGCTGCTCACCTCGGTCAAGGACGACAAGGACAAGTCGGCGGTCTATCTCAACGAGTGCAGGCGCATGAAGATCAAGGTGCTGCCGCCGAACGTCAACGAGTCCGAGCAGAACTTCGCCGCGCAGGGCGACGACGTGATCCTCTTCGGCCTCTCGGCGGTGCGCAACGTCGGTACGAACGTCGTCGAGTCGATCATCCGCAGCCGCAAGGCCAAGGGGAAGTACGGCTCGTTCCCCGACTATCTCGACAAGGTCGAGGCGGCCGCCTGCAACAAGCGCACCACGGAATCGCTCATCAAGGCCGGCGCCTTCGACACGATGGGGCACACCCGCAAGGGCCTCACCGCGCACTTCGAGCCGATGATCGACAACGTGGTCGCGGTCAAGCGCAAGGAGGCCGAGGGCCAGTTCGACCTCTTCGGCGGCATGGGCGAGGACGACAACAGTGAGCCCGGCTTCGGGCTCGACGTCGAGTTCACCACCGACGAGTGGGACAAGGCCTACCTGCTCGCCCAGGAGCGGGAGATGCTCGGCCTGTACGTCTCCGACCACCCGCTCTTCGGCCTGGAGCACGTGCTGTCCGACAAGGCCGACGCGGGCATCAACCAGCTCACCGGCGGCGAGCACGGGGACGGCGCGGTCGTCACCATCGGCGGGATCATCTCCGGTCTGCAGCGCAAGATGACCAAGCAGGGCAACGCCTGGGCCATCGCCACCGTCGAGGACCTCGCGGGCTCGATCGAGTGCATGTTCTTCCCGGCGACCTATCAGCTGGTGTCGACCCAACTGGTCGAGGACGCGGTGGTGTTCGTCAAGGGACGCCTCGACAAGCGCGAGGACGTGCCCCGGCTCGTCGCGATGGAACTCCAGGTCCCGGACCTGTCGAACGCGGGCACCAACGCACCCGTGATCCTCACCATCCCGGCGCTGAAGGTCACCCCGCCGATGATCAGCAGGCTCGGCGAGATCCTCAGCCATCACAAGGGCGAGAGCGAGGTGCGGATCAGGCTCCAGGGCCCGAGCAAGACCACGGTGCTGCGGCTCGACCGGCACCGGGTGAAGCCGGACCCCGCGCTCTTCGGTGACTTGAAAGTGCTGCTGGGGCCGTCCTGCCTGGCGGGCTGA
- a CDS encoding NYN domain-containing protein has protein sequence MDRCIVLVDAGYLLGAAASLLAGDSSRSRITVDHAALIQGLRERAESDTERPLLRIYWFDGAPDRVPQPEHRRLRVMPRVTVRLGALTRSDGRWAQKGVDAAMHAELTELARNRACSDVVLVTGDGDLLPGMMAAKEHGVAVHLWAVQAADGDYNQSEDLVAEADERRVLDRIWITKAVRAKDLGGVCAPPPVPRPEIAAILSAPLPESALSSAGERPSRDAEHAQAAPSENGTEERAPAAKGGVPTPKDLAALRAPGAHPHPQAQPANATLRWSSDKGWVDRPGTAAESAEAALLPTLAQLTSAEQRWADREEDITTVGGDPYEVGQVFARRWMGRLSDQAQLQKLSTMYPRVPHRIDGELLRYAARFGLLAHKDDQIDEHDRYAIRAGFWREIDVRTAAEHAPAGE, from the coding sequence GTGGACCGCTGCATTGTCCTGGTGGACGCCGGGTACCTGCTCGGGGCTGCTGCCAGTCTCCTCGCCGGGGATTCCTCCCGCTCCCGGATCACCGTCGACCACGCCGCCCTCATCCAGGGCCTGCGCGAGCGCGCCGAGTCCGACACGGAACGGCCCCTGTTGCGCATCTACTGGTTCGACGGCGCCCCCGACCGCGTACCGCAGCCCGAGCACCGCAGACTGCGGGTGATGCCGCGGGTCACGGTGCGCCTGGGCGCGCTGACCCGCAGCGACGGGCGGTGGGCGCAGAAGGGCGTGGACGCCGCCATGCACGCCGAGCTCACGGAGCTGGCGCGCAACCGGGCCTGCTCCGACGTCGTGCTCGTCACCGGGGACGGGGATCTGCTGCCCGGCATGATGGCCGCGAAGGAGCACGGGGTGGCCGTGCACCTGTGGGCCGTGCAGGCTGCCGACGGCGACTACAACCAGTCCGAGGACCTCGTCGCCGAGGCCGACGAGCGGCGCGTGCTCGACCGTATCTGGATCACCAAGGCCGTACGGGCCAAGGATCTCGGCGGGGTCTGCGCGCCGCCGCCCGTTCCGCGGCCCGAGATCGCCGCGATCCTCTCCGCGCCGTTGCCCGAGTCCGCGCTGTCCTCCGCGGGTGAGCGGCCCTCGCGGGATGCCGAGCACGCGCAGGCCGCGCCCAGCGAGAACGGCACGGAGGAGAGGGCACCGGCCGCCAAGGGGGGCGTTCCGACGCCGAAGGATCTGGCCGCGTTGCGTGCGCCGGGGGCGCATCCGCATCCGCAGGCGCAGCCTGCCAACGCGACGCTTCGGTGGTCCTCCGACAAGGGGTGGGTCGACCGGCCCGGTACCGCCGCGGAGTCCGCGGAGGCCGCGCTGCTGCCTACGCTCGCGCAGCTCACCTCGGCCGAGCAGCGGTGGGCCGATCGTGAGGAGGACATCACGACGGTGGGTGGGGATCCGTACGAGGTCGGGCAGGTGTTTGCCCGGCGGTGGATGGGGCGGTTGTCGGACCAGGCCCAGTTGCAGAAGCTGTCGACGATGTATCCGCGGGTGCCGCATCGCATCGACGGGGAGTTGTTGCGGTATGCGGCCCGGTTCGGGCTGCTCGCACACAAGGACGATCAGATCGATGAGCATGATCGGTATGCGATTCGGGCGGGGTTCTGGCGGGAGATCGATGTGCGGACCGCGGCGGAGCATGCTCCCGCGGGGGAGTAG